The following proteins come from a genomic window of Ammospiza nelsoni isolate bAmmNel1 chromosome 6, bAmmNel1.pri, whole genome shotgun sequence:
- the PTH gene encoding parathyroid hormone produces the protein MTSIRNLAQAAIILCAMCFITTSDGRPMVRRSVSEMQLMHNLGEHRHAVERQDWLQMKLQDVHSALEDARTQRPRSKDDVVLGRRLLPAAAQKKSLDLDKAYMDVLFKAKP, from the exons ATGACTTCTATAAgaaacctggcccaggctgCAATCATTTTATGTGCCATGTGCTTCATTACAACCTCTGATGGAAGACCAATGGT GAGAAGGTCGGTGAGCGAGATGCAGCTGATGCACAACCTGGGCGAGCACCGGCACGCGGTGGAGCGGCAGGACTGGCTGCAGATGAAGCTGCAGGACGTGCACAGCGCCCTGGAGGACGCGCGCACCCAGAGGCCTCGCAGCAAGGACGACGTGGTGCTGGGCCGGAGGCTGCTCCCGGCAGCGGCGCAGAAGAAATCCCTGGATCTGGACAAGGCTTACATGGACGTCCTCTTCAAAGCCAAGCCGTAG